In Mauremys reevesii isolate NIE-2019 linkage group 8, ASM1616193v1, whole genome shotgun sequence, a single genomic region encodes these proteins:
- the LOC120370287 gene encoding maestro heat-like repeat-containing protein family member 2B translates to MNLGSAEEELRCLREELTAALDPEALFQASSKMARVVSEYFPPEQATDFIEATVDGMLAASPTYVTAAGLWMKIILKECGDAMLDQVPAILNIIYSHMPTIQEGILRQSLLEAVSILAHHHLEAVISASSENICRWTGIYHYRLHSSW, encoded by the exons atgaacctggggtcagcggaggaagagctgagatgtctccgtgAAGAACTAACAGCAGCTCTGGACCCCGAGGctctgtttcaggcatcttccaaaatggccagg GTTGTTAGTGAGTACTTTCCCCCGGAACAGGCCACAGACTTTATTGAGGCCACAGTGGATGGTAtgctggctgccagccccacctatGTCAcggcagctggactgtggatgAAGATCATCCTAAAGGAGTGTGGAGATGCCATGCTGGACCAG GTGCCAGCTATCCTGAATATAATATATAGCCACATGCCTACTATCCAGGAGGGCATCTTGAGGCAGTccctgctggaggcagtgtccattctagctcaccatcacctagaAGCAGTGATCTCAGCCTCCTCAGAAAACATCTGCCGATGGACAGGTATATACCACTACCGattgcattcatcttggtaa
- the LOC120370288 gene encoding maestro heat-like repeat-containing protein family member 2B — translation MPLPVIRSRRLFRKDRQHTEGNPCWFSVQALESLLFKVGNERLVRVLGKQKAWILLENPQTHHEGVCLLVSVLLRSGLVTPEIIQSLLPWVNSPMENFRVTSTAFLAQLMSDPMLREKKLLKIVLRILEERSQDRNSIVRQMAVRGLGNIVDGAPVKVKKHKKFLLDILIKALHDTLSSEVIGESMKALAKVLKELKEKDISSSFKELTQQIQTFFGDVCEQNSQIQFNRS, via the exons atgcctttgccaGTGATAAGAAGCCGGAGACTATTCCGAAAAGACCGACAACATACTGAGGGCAACCCTTGCTG gttttctgtccaAGCGTTAGAATCTCTGCTTTTCAAAGTTGGGAATGAGAGACTGGTGAGAGTGCTTGGGAAGCAGAAAgcatggattctgcttgaaaacccccagactcaccatgagggagtgtgcctgctggtgag TGTTCTGCTAAGATCTGGACTAGTAACACCTGAGAtcatccagagcctcctcccctgggtgaattccccaatggaaaacttccgagtcaccagcacagctttccttgcccag ctaatgagtGATCCCATGCTCAGGGAGAAGAAGTTGCTTAAGATTGTCTTACGCATcttggaagaaaggtcacaggatagaaacagcattgtccgtcagatggctgtaagaggcctgggaaatatagtcgatggggcgcctgtgaag GTGAAAAAGCacaagaagtttcttctggacataCTGATCAAGGCCTTACATGACACTTTGAGTTCTGAAGTCATTGGCGAGAGcatgaaagcactggccaaagtcctgaaggagctgaaagagaaggacattAGTTCTTCCTTCAAAGAACTCACCCAACAGATCCAGACCTTCTTTGGCGATGTATGTGAACAGAACTCTCAAATCCAGTTCAACCGATCTTGA